From the Gordonia bronchialis DSM 43247 genome, one window contains:
- a CDS encoding BTAD domain-containing putative transcriptional regulator, whose product MPADAAPAHDLDHHVSITMSGTVRVEVDGVVADIKSRRERAVLARLVAADGHVVSTDRLIDDLWNGEPPPKALAGLQVHVSNLRRILEPGRAPRTPARILVSEAPGYALRLPRDAVDLWRFDDLVTTPADDPAARYANSDAALALWRGEPFGAHATDEWARAETVRLGEVHLTAVEQRAAAALDLGRPTEVVAALTGLTDSHPTREEIFRLLALAQYRLGRQADALATLRTVRDYLSDELGVDPGPALRDLETAILQHDRALDAARQPTAASVPTPKPADAAGAGIEESAGREVELEKLMMHADTVRRTGLRIVWVTAEAGGGKSTLARGLVRRLRSAGWPVAVGHCPEVDGAPTAWAWREIIDALGHSHTADDPFTIAREVVAACQALSATSVDRYGILLVLDDVHRADSATLQVLRQAVTWLAEQPILVLATYRPSEAEVELQASGAALISVTADLLALSGLSDDGIRELAASAGLDPVDDATVELLRSRTDGNPLFVRELAKLVASRGPRDAQRAVPSGVRDVLLRRAERLPENAVTLLRLAAMCGREAAIDTLIALWPDDSGGEDAVLDAIDSAVVAGLLTATVDRVVFNHVLMREAIYDAIPALRRRRLHWRVLEHLRSTSDASVDELAHHAALGASPATTSEALSIVEDAARHRFGADDTAGLWRSAVDLHAMAGHDRDSAGASDKGAMVQSLCNLVTALAHSGVIGEARSRREEALTLARSVGDDHLVLTALTCWRTPSIWTTRPDRLLDPVMSTAIREMLPHTTGADRAWLLVTAVAEFEGNEERFAAQCSQEALDLARTVDDPELLCAALNSRVHTAIGPDDNHLLAGFAEEFVATAESVGNTDYAAAAHFFMAVTRAGQTDLVATHREMSLAMQSATSGKVAELVVVQATFGAVLDVLRGDLDKAAATYHAIGAQLAAAGNPAGEVFTLIEELSIGWYRGSVGHLIDAGLRNIYETAPESIAWVYAAALIDAGRLDEARTVAARGYRTVRDYYWTALEAFHAYALIKLGMAEEAAELYAELKDWSGSIAGLTSTSVVFGPMDDLLAGLAELCGDADAAARHREISATVMADVRRQLAEIG is encoded by the coding sequence ATGCCGGCAGACGCCGCACCCGCCCATGACCTCGATCACCACGTCTCGATCACCATGTCCGGAACGGTCCGCGTGGAAGTCGACGGCGTCGTCGCCGACATCAAGTCACGCCGCGAACGTGCCGTGCTGGCACGGCTGGTCGCCGCCGACGGTCACGTCGTGTCGACCGACCGGCTGATCGATGACCTGTGGAACGGCGAACCGCCACCCAAGGCGCTGGCCGGACTACAGGTCCACGTCTCCAACCTGCGGCGCATCCTGGAGCCGGGACGCGCGCCACGAACACCCGCGCGCATCCTGGTCAGCGAGGCGCCGGGCTACGCGCTGCGCCTCCCGCGGGATGCCGTGGACCTGTGGCGATTCGACGACCTCGTCACCACCCCCGCCGACGATCCGGCCGCCCGGTACGCCAACTCCGACGCCGCTCTGGCGCTGTGGCGGGGTGAACCGTTCGGCGCGCATGCCACCGACGAGTGGGCGCGGGCCGAGACGGTGCGCCTCGGCGAGGTACATCTCACCGCCGTCGAACAACGCGCCGCCGCCGCACTGGATCTGGGCCGGCCCACCGAGGTCGTGGCCGCGCTGACGGGTCTCACCGACTCCCACCCCACCCGCGAGGAGATCTTCCGGCTGTTGGCGCTCGCGCAGTACCGGCTGGGTCGGCAGGCCGATGCGCTGGCCACGCTACGCACCGTTCGCGATTACCTCTCCGACGAACTCGGCGTCGACCCCGGTCCAGCCCTTCGTGACCTGGAAACCGCCATCCTGCAGCATGATCGGGCACTCGACGCTGCCAGGCAGCCTACCGCCGCGTCCGTCCCGACACCGAAACCGGCCGATGCGGCCGGCGCCGGCATCGAGGAATCGGCGGGCCGGGAGGTGGAACTCGAGAAGCTGATGATGCATGCCGATACCGTGCGCCGCACCGGGTTACGCATCGTATGGGTGACCGCGGAGGCCGGTGGCGGCAAATCCACATTGGCGCGTGGCCTCGTCCGGCGACTACGGTCGGCCGGCTGGCCGGTGGCCGTCGGGCATTGCCCCGAGGTCGACGGCGCCCCCACCGCGTGGGCATGGCGAGAGATCATCGACGCCCTCGGCCATTCGCACACCGCCGACGATCCGTTCACCATCGCCCGCGAGGTCGTCGCTGCCTGTCAAGCGTTGTCGGCCACCAGTGTTGACCGCTACGGAATCCTCCTCGTGCTCGACGACGTCCACCGCGCGGACAGTGCAACGCTTCAGGTGTTACGGCAGGCGGTGACCTGGCTGGCCGAGCAGCCCATTCTGGTTCTCGCGACCTACCGGCCGTCGGAGGCAGAAGTGGAACTCCAGGCCTCCGGCGCGGCCCTGATCTCGGTCACCGCCGATCTGCTGGCACTGTCGGGATTGTCCGACGACGGCATCCGGGAACTCGCCGCGTCGGCCGGGCTCGATCCGGTCGATGACGCCACCGTCGAACTGCTGCGTTCGCGAACCGACGGGAATCCGCTGTTCGTGCGGGAACTCGCCAAGCTGGTGGCCTCACGCGGTCCGCGGGACGCGCAGCGCGCGGTGCCCAGCGGGGTGCGAGATGTGTTGTTACGCAGAGCAGAACGCCTACCCGAGAATGCTGTCACCCTGCTCCGGCTGGCCGCGATGTGCGGACGGGAGGCCGCCATCGACACCCTGATCGCGCTGTGGCCCGACGACTCGGGCGGCGAGGATGCCGTCCTCGACGCGATCGACTCGGCGGTGGTCGCCGGATTGCTCACCGCCACCGTCGATCGGGTTGTGTTCAATCACGTCCTGATGCGGGAGGCGATCTATGACGCCATCCCGGCGCTGCGACGACGGCGTCTGCACTGGCGTGTGCTGGAGCACCTTCGCTCCACCTCGGACGCCTCGGTCGACGAGCTGGCCCACCACGCAGCGTTGGGTGCGAGCCCGGCCACCACGAGCGAAGCGCTGAGCATCGTCGAAGACGCTGCCCGGCACCGTTTCGGCGCAGACGACACCGCCGGACTGTGGCGCTCGGCGGTGGACCTGCACGCGATGGCCGGTCACGACCGCGACAGCGCGGGCGCCTCCGACAAGGGGGCGATGGTCCAGTCGTTGTGCAATCTGGTGACCGCCCTGGCACATTCGGGTGTGATCGGCGAAGCGCGGTCGCGGCGGGAAGAGGCCCTGACACTGGCCCGCTCCGTGGGTGACGACCACCTCGTCCTGACGGCTCTCACCTGCTGGCGCACTCCGTCGATCTGGACGACCCGCCCGGACCGACTGCTCGATCCTGTGATGAGCACGGCGATCCGAGAGATGTTGCCGCACACCACCGGTGCCGACCGCGCATGGCTGCTGGTGACCGCCGTCGCCGAGTTCGAGGGCAACGAGGAACGGTTCGCGGCGCAGTGTTCGCAGGAGGCCCTCGATCTGGCCCGAACGGTCGATGATCCGGAATTGCTTTGTGCCGCACTCAATTCCCGCGTGCACACCGCTATCGGTCCCGACGACAACCATCTGCTCGCGGGATTCGCCGAGGAGTTCGTGGCCACCGCAGAGAGCGTCGGCAATACCGACTACGCCGCGGCCGCCCACTTCTTCATGGCTGTGACCCGCGCCGGACAGACCGATCTGGTTGCCACGCACCGCGAGATGAGTCTGGCGATGCAGTCGGCGACGAGCGGTAAGGTCGCCGAATTGGTGGTGGTACAAGCCACTTTCGGCGCGGTGCTCGACGTTCTGCGCGGGGACCTCGACAAGGCCGCGGCCACCTACCACGCCATCGGGGCGCAGCTCGCGGCGGCCGGCAACCCAGCCGGCGAGGTGTTCACCCTCATCGAGGAATTGTCTATCGGCTGGTACCGAGGGTCCGTCGGACACCTCATCGACGCCGGACTCCGCAACATCTACGAGACCGCACCGGAATCCATCGCCTGGGTATATGCTGCCGCACTCATCGACGCCGGACGCCTCGACGAGGCGCGCACCGTCGCTGCTCGCGGCTATCGCACGGTGCGCGACTACTACTGGACGGCACTCGAAGCCTTCCATGCCTACGCCCTGATCAAACTCGGCATGGCCGAGGAAGCCGCGGAACTGTATGCGGAACTGAAGGATTGGAGCGGCAGCATCGCCGGGCTCACCTCGACGAGCGTCGTCTTCGGACCGATGGACGACCTGCTGGCCGGACTCGCCGAACTCTGCGGCGATGCCGATGCCGCGGCGCGCCATCGGGAGATCTCGGCGACGGTGATGGCCGATGTCCGTCGGCAACTGGCCGAGATCGGTTGA
- a CDS encoding ABC transporter ATP-binding protein, with amino-acid sequence MITVDGLSVRLGGQQILDEVSTAVAPGQLVYLLGRNGAGKSTLLRTICGITRPRTGTVLVNDRPLARAPRPLTEVGIHLGTDAFHPGHTARRHLRWLADAGGVDRRRVDDLLDQVGLADARSRRVTDLSLGMKQRLGLAGALLGDASTILLDEPLNGLDIDGIRWLRGLLRDLADEGRSLLIASHLMDEVGRTGDRVIVLDGGRVVADTTVEEFVVGHHTLEDAYIATVTRDDQTADQGEGNPARSGDGPT; translated from the coding sequence ATGATCACCGTCGACGGTCTGTCCGTCCGGCTGGGCGGGCAGCAGATTCTCGATGAGGTGAGCACCGCCGTGGCGCCCGGTCAGCTGGTCTATCTGCTGGGCCGCAATGGCGCGGGCAAATCCACGCTGCTGCGCACCATCTGCGGGATCACCCGTCCGCGGACCGGCACCGTCCTGGTCAACGATCGCCCGCTCGCCCGGGCGCCCCGACCACTCACCGAAGTGGGAATCCACCTGGGCACCGACGCTTTTCATCCCGGCCACACCGCACGACGCCATCTGCGGTGGCTCGCCGACGCCGGTGGCGTGGACCGTCGCCGGGTCGACGATCTGCTCGACCAGGTGGGGCTCGCCGACGCCCGGAGCCGTCGGGTGACCGACCTGTCGCTGGGCATGAAACAGCGACTCGGCCTGGCCGGCGCATTGCTCGGCGACGCGTCGACGATCCTGCTCGACGAACCACTCAATGGCCTCGACATCGACGGAATCCGTTGGCTGCGTGGCCTTCTGCGGGATCTCGCGGACGAAGGCCGCAGCCTGCTCATCGCCTCCCACCTGATGGACGAGGTGGGCCGCACCGGTGACCGGGTGATCGTGCTGGACGGCGGACGGGTCGTCGCCGATACCACCGTCGAGGAGTTCGTCGTCGGACACCACACGCTCGAGGACGCCTACATCGCAACGGTCACCCGTGACGACCAGACAGCCGATCAGGGCGAGGGCAACCCGGCTCGGTCCGGTGATGGGCCGACATGA
- a CDS encoding FaeA/PapI family transcriptional regulator: protein MGEESRTRDGDPRANVLAVLTERGTPCDVREVAAALGIHVTTARFHLNNLVSDGRVSTTTMRSTTAGRPRVGYVAVSSPPVGDLLGALLAQLGSTPAARERAGAEAGRLWADAHTSPPSTSTLSATPDLPDPVTVAAETLGQLGFRVSGTVSAFGTHELRICSCPLKDIARDHPEVARGVARGVIEQTLATSSPALASQYLVDVLPDPEGDCEITLRLSRLRTPASNVTPR, encoded by the coding sequence ATGGGTGAGGAGTCCCGGACCCGCGACGGCGATCCGCGCGCCAACGTGCTCGCGGTCCTCACCGAGCGTGGCACCCCCTGTGACGTGCGGGAGGTGGCCGCAGCCCTCGGCATCCATGTCACGACCGCCCGGTTTCATCTGAACAATCTGGTGTCCGACGGCCGGGTCTCGACGACGACGATGCGTTCGACGACGGCCGGTCGGCCCCGCGTCGGCTATGTCGCGGTGTCGAGCCCGCCGGTCGGCGATCTGCTCGGTGCGCTGCTCGCCCAGCTCGGCAGCACACCGGCGGCGCGGGAACGTGCCGGTGCGGAGGCCGGACGGCTCTGGGCCGACGCGCACACGAGTCCCCCGTCCACATCCACACTGTCGGCAACGCCCGATCTGCCCGATCCCGTCACGGTGGCCGCGGAAACGTTGGGTCAGCTCGGTTTTCGGGTGTCGGGTACGGTCAGCGCCTTCGGCACCCACGAACTGCGGATCTGTTCCTGCCCACTCAAGGACATCGCTCGCGATCATCCGGAGGTGGCCCGCGGCGTCGCGCGCGGTGTCATCGAGCAGACCCTCGCCACCAGTTCGCCCGCACTGGCCTCGCAGTACCTCGTCGACGTCCTGCCCGATCCGGAGGGCGACTGCGAGATCACCCTGCGCCTGTCCCGCCTGCGCACCCCCGCGAGCAACGTCACACCGCGGTAA
- a CDS encoding cupin domain-containing protein: MTGSNTGPAVAGNTGPAVAGDASTWTPLTGLAEAAGTGPAEPGSRPDIALLARATGVNVLRLSFRAGQVMADHRAARPILVLGQTGEVDFAVGGDTVALRPGAAVHVEAGVTHALTAVTDAVVTLLVLDHE, from the coding sequence GTGACCGGCAGTAATACCGGGCCGGCGGTCGCCGGGAATACCGGGCCGGCGGTCGCCGGGGACGCGTCCACCTGGACCCCGCTGACCGGCCTGGCCGAGGCGGCGGGGACCGGCCCGGCCGAACCCGGTAGCCGGCCCGACATCGCACTACTGGCCCGGGCCACCGGCGTCAACGTGCTCCGGCTGTCGTTCCGGGCCGGGCAGGTGATGGCCGACCATCGGGCCGCGCGGCCTATCCTGGTCCTCGGCCAGACCGGCGAGGTCGACTTCGCGGTCGGCGGTGACACCGTCGCGCTGCGCCCCGGCGCCGCGGTGCACGTGGAAGCCGGTGTGACACATGCGCTCACCGCGGTCACCGACGCCGTGGTGACGCTGCTCGTCCTCGACCACGAGTAG
- a CDS encoding class I SAM-dependent methyltransferase — MPSQPSHDALPLAGRKTEDLPGHWLLARLGKRVLRPGGRELTERLLDDADLAGADVLEIAPGLGKTAASIIERTPRSYVGVESDSAAAGLTEGVVGDRGRVVPGDASATGLDDESVDVAIGEAMLTMQSDRAKAEIVAEAFRVLRPGGRYAIHELALHPDTLPDEAKTEIRKQLARSIKVNARPLTEQEWRKLFTDAGFEIKKVGFAKMAPLQPRRVLADEGPLRTLRFVGNVLRDSDARKRVLGMRATFTKYRDELAAIEVIAVKPGRS, encoded by the coding sequence ATGCCCAGCCAGCCGTCCCACGACGCACTTCCCCTTGCCGGTCGCAAGACCGAGGATCTGCCGGGCCACTGGCTGCTCGCCCGCCTCGGCAAGCGCGTGCTCCGCCCCGGCGGCCGCGAACTCACCGAACGCCTGCTCGACGACGCCGACCTCGCCGGAGCCGACGTCCTCGAGATCGCACCCGGTCTCGGCAAGACTGCGGCGTCGATCATCGAACGCACCCCCCGGAGTTACGTCGGAGTCGAATCCGATTCGGCCGCAGCCGGTCTCACCGAAGGTGTGGTGGGTGACCGCGGCCGCGTGGTACCCGGCGACGCGTCGGCAACCGGCCTCGACGACGAGAGCGTGGACGTCGCCATCGGCGAGGCCATGCTCACCATGCAGTCCGATCGCGCCAAGGCCGAGATCGTGGCCGAGGCCTTCCGCGTGCTGCGCCCCGGCGGCCGCTATGCCATCCACGAACTCGCGCTGCACCCCGATACCCTGCCCGACGAGGCCAAGACCGAGATCCGCAAGCAGCTGGCCCGCTCCATCAAGGTCAACGCACGTCCGCTGACCGAGCAGGAATGGCGAAAACTGTTCACCGACGCCGGTTTCGAGATCAAGAAGGTCGGCTTCGCCAAGATGGCACCACTGCAACCGCGACGGGTGCTCGCCGACGAGGGACCGCTGCGCACCCTGCGCTTCGTGGGCAACGTCCTGCGCGACAGCGATGCCCGCAAACGGGTGCTCGGCATGCGCGCGACCTTCACCAAGTACCGCGACGAACTGGCCGCGATCGAGGTCATCGCCGTGAAGCCGGGCCGGTCGTGA
- a CDS encoding class I SAM-dependent methyltransferase, with protein MDSLSMRFMKNPLFAQVYEHLWRPTFTRLFSFGGTATEDYDRALRAYLSRPGERLVLDVACGPGNYTRQIANGLTGDGRCIGIDYSAPMLSRAARTNRTERAAYLRADAHAMPFADNTFDTVTCLAALYLIPDPIPVLDELVRVARTGGEVIVFTSVVTGVSSLPGVREVAGASGYRIFGRHEIVDRLRAAGLEHVEQTITGQGQYVIGIKS; from the coding sequence ATGGACTCACTCAGCATGCGGTTCATGAAGAACCCGCTGTTCGCACAGGTGTATGAGCACCTCTGGCGGCCGACGTTCACCCGATTGTTCAGCTTCGGCGGCACCGCCACCGAGGACTACGACCGCGCCCTGCGCGCCTACCTGTCCCGCCCCGGCGAGCGCCTCGTCCTCGACGTCGCCTGCGGGCCGGGGAACTACACCCGCCAGATCGCCAACGGTCTGACCGGCGACGGCCGGTGCATCGGGATCGATTACTCCGCACCGATGCTCAGCCGGGCCGCCCGCACCAACCGCACCGAGCGCGCCGCCTACCTGCGCGCCGACGCACACGCAATGCCGTTCGCCGACAACACCTTCGACACCGTCACCTGTCTGGCGGCGCTCTACCTCATCCCCGACCCGATCCCCGTTCTCGACGAGTTGGTCCGGGTCGCGCGGACCGGCGGGGAGGTCATCGTGTTCACCTCCGTCGTCACCGGCGTCAGCTCGCTACCGGGTGTCCGCGAAGTGGCCGGGGCGTCGGGCTATCGGATCTTCGGCCGCCACGAGATCGTCGACCGGCTGCGTGCCGCCGGCCTCGAACACGTGGAGCAGACCATCACCGGCCAGGGCCAGTACGTGATCGGTATCAAGTCCTGA
- a CDS encoding carboxymuconolactone decarboxylase family protein, whose amino-acid sequence MSTPRITPGRFRDLGPLNWVFARGAARVIGVDDARIFSTLGRTRGVFRAWLHYSGRLMPFGALSRKDSEMIIIRVAHRRSCDYELDHHRRLGKRAGIDNDEFARIIEGPDAGWGDRERAMLRAADELVETDDISDTTWAALARHLDDRRLIAFVLLVGQYDGLATTIHTLRIQRDTRA is encoded by the coding sequence ATGAGCACCCCTCGCATCACACCCGGCCGCTTCCGCGACCTCGGCCCGCTCAACTGGGTTTTCGCGCGGGGCGCCGCCCGCGTCATCGGGGTCGACGACGCCCGGATCTTCTCCACGCTCGGCCGGACCCGCGGTGTCTTCCGCGCCTGGCTGCACTACTCGGGCCGATTGATGCCGTTCGGGGCGTTGTCCCGCAAGGACTCCGAGATGATCATCATCCGCGTCGCCCATCGGCGCAGCTGCGACTACGAACTCGATCATCATCGTCGCCTGGGCAAGCGCGCCGGAATCGACAACGACGAGTTCGCCCGGATCATCGAGGGCCCCGACGCCGGCTGGGGCGACCGGGAGCGGGCGATGCTGCGGGCGGCCGACGAACTCGTCGAGACCGACGACATCTCCGACACCACCTGGGCCGCGCTCGCCCGTCACCTCGACGACCGTCGGCTCATCGCCTTCGTCCTGCTCGTCGGGCAGTACGACGGGCTGGCCACCACCATCCACACGTTGCGTATCCAGCGCGACACCCGGGCGTGA
- a CDS encoding MaoC family dehydratase, with product MARTFTSVDEIRAAIGEDLGSGEWLEITQDRVNAFAEATGDHQWIHVDPERAKSGPFGAPIAHGYLTLSLLPMLAGDIFGVEGPKLVINYGMNKVRFPNPVKVGARIRANAVIVSVDETSAGVSMVVKNAVEIEGEDKPACVAENVRVLVY from the coding sequence ATGGCGCGCACCTTCACTTCAGTCGACGAGATCCGGGCCGCGATCGGGGAGGACCTCGGCAGCGGCGAGTGGCTCGAGATCACTCAGGATCGGGTGAACGCCTTCGCCGAGGCCACCGGCGATCACCAGTGGATCCACGTCGACCCCGAACGTGCGAAGTCGGGGCCGTTCGGTGCGCCGATCGCGCACGGATACCTCACCCTGTCCTTGCTGCCCATGCTCGCGGGCGACATCTTCGGCGTCGAGGGTCCCAAACTCGTCATCAATTACGGCATGAACAAGGTGCGCTTTCCCAATCCGGTGAAGGTCGGAGCGCGTATCCGCGCCAACGCCGTCATCGTCTCGGTCGACGAAACCTCCGCCGGGGTCAGCATGGTCGTCAAGAATGCCGTCGAGATCGAGGGTGAGGACAAGCCGGCCTGTGTGGCCGAGAACGTGCGGGTTCTCGTCTACTGA
- a CDS encoding lipase family protein, giving the protein MPAVSGPGRWLLRAAATLTTALTAVITSVAGGGAAVADPPNLMPIPGQVPNQIERMVPPPDIPHLRSIPARAQTPGASRELQELREAIMPSPTGDPFFDVWPADLARHRPGELLAQRDVAPVAAPLLEVRVAYARQIKFRTVDAANRPLFATATLFVPPAPWQGRGARPVMVNNPPIVALGTRCTTGYTFAHGKTGDTNSTDLRPPTTQEALTRGYSVIVPDHTGARMAYAEPYVAAHVVLDSIRAAATVDKRNFGAGPIAMLGYSGGAIATNATSKLASSYAPEVAKRFVGAAIGGVPADYRVLAGAMNANLASGVFHAAILGIARERPELLPMANKLARRLATNDVLKNLCTGTMGYFGFTFGATQMLSTDPDPFRSPTAQRIFEITAMSGHKAAMPLFIYHGAQEWWIPASQARALFAEQCRLGADATYREYPGEHMTTVFVAFRDAMSWLDARLRGVPAQSTCPPR; this is encoded by the coding sequence ATGCCGGCTGTTTCCGGTCCGGGGCGATGGCTGCTGCGCGCAGCGGCCACGCTCACCACGGCACTGACCGCCGTGATCACCAGCGTCGCCGGAGGTGGTGCGGCCGTGGCCGATCCACCGAATCTGATGCCCATCCCCGGACAGGTACCGAATCAGATCGAGCGCATGGTTCCGCCACCCGACATCCCTCATCTGCGGTCCATCCCGGCTCGGGCGCAGACTCCCGGCGCGAGCCGCGAACTGCAGGAACTGCGCGAGGCGATCATGCCGTCGCCGACCGGTGACCCGTTCTTCGATGTGTGGCCGGCCGACCTCGCCCGCCACCGCCCCGGCGAGTTGCTCGCGCAGCGCGACGTGGCGCCGGTTGCAGCCCCACTCCTCGAGGTGCGCGTCGCCTATGCGCGGCAGATCAAGTTCCGCACCGTCGACGCCGCGAACCGTCCACTGTTCGCCACCGCGACCCTGTTCGTGCCGCCGGCGCCGTGGCAGGGTCGCGGTGCGCGGCCGGTCATGGTGAACAATCCGCCCATCGTCGCCCTCGGCACACGCTGCACCACCGGATACACCTTCGCACACGGCAAGACCGGCGACACCAACAGCACCGACCTACGGCCGCCGACCACCCAGGAGGCCCTCACGCGCGGCTACTCGGTGATCGTCCCGGACCACACCGGCGCCCGGATGGCCTATGCCGAGCCGTATGTCGCCGCGCACGTGGTCCTCGACTCGATCCGCGCGGCCGCCACCGTCGACAAGCGCAACTTCGGCGCGGGACCGATCGCGATGCTCGGCTACTCGGGCGGCGCGATCGCGACGAATGCGACCAGCAAGCTCGCATCGTCGTATGCACCCGAGGTGGCCAAGCGTTTCGTCGGCGCGGCCATCGGCGGAGTGCCCGCCGACTATCGGGTCCTCGCCGGCGCGATGAACGCCAACCTGGCCTCTGGGGTCTTCCATGCGGCGATCCTCGGCATCGCCCGCGAACGGCCGGAACTGCTGCCGATGGCCAACAAACTCGCCCGCCGGCTCGCGACAAACGACGTGCTGAAGAACCTGTGCACCGGGACGATGGGCTACTTCGGCTTCACCTTCGGCGCGACGCAGATGCTCTCCACCGACCCAGACCCGTTCAGATCGCCCACGGCCCAACGGATCTTCGAGATCACCGCGATGTCCGGGCACAAGGCCGCGATGCCACTGTTCATCTACCACGGCGCCCAGGAATGGTGGATCCCCGCGAGTCAGGCGCGTGCACTGTTCGCCGAGCAGTGCCGCCTCGGCGCCGACGCGACCTATCGCGAGTATCCCGGCGAACACATGACGACGGTCTTCGTCGCCTTCCGAGACGCGATGAGCTGGCTCGACGCGCGACTACGCGGCGTACCGGCCCAATCCACCTGCCCGCCCCGCTGA
- a CDS encoding lipase family protein, which yields MSCRAASRISIRFRRLIAVAVLLLVSGLIVPAARAGAEPFTMNGIPPQIPRAIDGTVPAPPYPHLSRIPQRAVAPGFGWRLQELREATLPTPSGDPFFDRWAPDLGGHRPGAVLTTRDVTWPAGVLVTVPISRAVQLKFATRDGTGRPPFGTATVLSPRQAWTGRGPRPILVNNLPIDSLGAACTPGATLAHGVGVATGFTDFLPPSTQLALSRGYTVIVPDHQGPRMAYAEPTTAGHIVLDSLRAAAAYDPERFGHSRIAMTGYSGGAIATNGAAKLAASYAPEVAARIVGAALGGVPADFRMLVGSMNANLATGLFHAATFGIARERPEILTMANHVAQWIATSPLKNVCVVPEALAGQTFMPMQLLSSDPDPFHSPVAENIYRVTKMSDRKSVVPLYIYNGTQEWWIPAAGARNLFREQCRLGANATYREVFGEHIIAAVAGYPDAAGWLDARLRGIPARSTCPR from the coding sequence ATGTCCTGTCGTGCTGCGAGCCGGATCTCGATCCGCTTCCGACGGCTCATTGCCGTCGCCGTCCTGCTACTCGTCTCCGGCCTGATCGTGCCGGCCGCTCGAGCCGGAGCCGAGCCGTTCACCATGAACGGCATCCCGCCGCAGATACCGCGTGCCATCGACGGCACCGTTCCCGCACCGCCGTATCCGCACCTGTCTCGCATTCCGCAGCGGGCCGTCGCACCGGGTTTCGGGTGGCGGCTGCAGGAACTGCGTGAGGCCACACTGCCGACGCCGTCGGGCGATCCATTCTTCGACCGCTGGGCACCCGACCTCGGCGGCCACCGGCCGGGAGCGGTGCTCACCACCCGCGACGTCACCTGGCCGGCGGGAGTCCTTGTGACCGTGCCGATCTCACGTGCCGTGCAGCTCAAGTTCGCCACCCGCGACGGCACCGGCCGGCCCCCCTTCGGGACCGCCACCGTGTTGTCCCCGCGACAGGCGTGGACGGGCCGGGGACCGCGTCCGATCCTCGTCAACAACCTGCCCATCGATTCCCTGGGGGCGGCCTGCACGCCCGGCGCGACGCTGGCCCACGGTGTCGGTGTGGCAACCGGATTCACCGATTTCCTCCCGCCGAGCACGCAGCTGGCCCTGTCCCGCGGCTACACCGTCATCGTGCCCGATCATCAGGGCCCACGGATGGCCTACGCCGAACCGACCACCGCCGGCCACATCGTCCTCGACTCCCTGCGCGCCGCCGCGGCCTACGACCCGGAACGGTTCGGGCACAGCCGGATCGCCATGACCGGATACTCGGGCGGCGCGATCGCCACCAACGGTGCGGCGAAGTTGGCAGCGTCCTACGCCCCCGAGGTGGCCGCACGCATCGTCGGCGCCGCACTCGGTGGGGTGCCCGCCGATTTCCGGATGCTCGTCGGCAGCATGAACGCCAACCTCGCCACCGGACTCTTCCACGCCGCCACCTTCGGCATCGCCCGGGAACGTCCCGAGATCCTCACGATGGCAAACCATGTCGCGCAATGGATAGCGACGTCGCCACTCAAGAACGTCTGCGTGGTCCCCGAGGCGCTCGCCGGACAGACCTTCATGCCCATGCAGCTACTGTCGAGCGACCCCGATCCCTTCCATTCCCCGGTGGCCGAGAACATCTACCGGGTCACCAAGATGAGCGACCGGAAATCCGTTGTGCCGCTCTACATCTACAACGGGACGCAGGAATGGTGGATACCGGCCGCCGGGGCGCGCAACCTGTTCCGTGAGCAGTGCCGGCTCGGCGCCAACGCCACCTACCGGGAGGTCTTCGGCGAGCACATCATCGCCGCCGTCGCCGGTTACCCGGACGCGGCCGGCTGGCTCGACGCACGGCTGCGTGGCATCCCGGCACGATCGACCTGTCCGCGCTGA